From a single Nematostella vectensis chromosome 3, jaNemVect1.1, whole genome shotgun sequence genomic region:
- the LOC5514220 gene encoding forkhead-associated domain-containing protein 1 isoform X2: MKAQLRSKDGGSVYQLRYPVTTVGREGNDIVLQFPSIERQHARLMYDEGQGCYVLEDLNSGHGTYVNEMRVQNAAVRLAPGDVIRFGYDNPGYELNLDQVPLIHYPVVNSTSRPWLRMMSSPAERSSLLPYISTGLSTLVDNPPLYQSSQGFSLPTSSYSPGNREMQENRGGNVLPHPPLRSRPASAGSTRSRPAQTVRGAWDDGSFMGRAVNGDNSTMEDLQERLLRMGDELSRLAAYEAECHRKDGVIQSLRDEMAELKSRENPAFRGGGEFSAFTSTGLAELQQKVNELQARLKEKEEAHRTVTQKLSEYQSQMHIKNEEIASLKDQLDSKPPARPTPYEDSNNRTNNLASLRTEMAEKDRKIAHLTQDLAKANKAKTQTATLMNTLQRENSAKDGMIQQLKTEVDKQKKQLKEKEATISTLSAKLTRQKAIKEAEVEAERREKDLLSSMGKLQTTEKQLKDRTRQIAELQGELERAKQALSEERQSDRAIQQELDHAKAQFLDANRAEKLLKVDYQQLERRFDRFRRKVIQNVFINKKIPDCGEMDDEELLDSIKELSHDTVRLTDEIRGYADAEERLHNEKNDLKDAVGVLRKTLEGIERRLSRSGRSFRSLEKELTELEEVTTHDSLHWIKEVICRLLSNEMSWQKRAEDTIRRAGVDSEGSDSEESPSVETLCRKLQSQRDQCRRLEAKITEMEETHQDVILKLREDAKREEDRQVSRAVAEARSEQEEKFREVVEEMRVKEQDRIRQAVETERRIMESQHGSVTQLQQTLSEKNKELEQYRSALSSAKSQYEQARDELQRVKESESHLCAELESIESAHRVQVERLEREKEEFKNYKQEEVASFKEQTRQHALTIVAMEDRLLRLTKQNKQLEQEVAFSKQQSGAKHRPTSPRKESRPPSPRKTSPRPQSPKKEPKQTRSVETETSPQSNVEASLKSDVYKLEQLVLLLRREASQAKKEAQDQSDVVQGLRRDLAGASARMSDLAGELSDKQKQKLEEYEERIQLQDKELEGQREQLLKLSTLVDEQQKEIDMREGRLSETEKSLVKHKQDIKKKGTELVKYREKLVETMEDRQTKVDEIEIEKKTASDLYAQGLRCRGERHEHVIARQKEALADMRKKSKLIEQLKPPLPSHEQSLQQIVALKQEIAELRATLASREEDFHKNESQIHAELRLVREQSSSNLAEKQFEKSTHKDTKDALDLSEKTYLKLARTLGALLEVDPVPGTRSMAHIPAEEREKLEQDRSKAVELLVSRVKLLQERLDRKENLLGGYEKDLVNLRESQTVAGMKSAEASGLKLDVRTRQEEIAYLRESLSRLRDELDQERRVNVCLRERKKFAMDFEDRDTHRKAHSCYTDEHSRYQEEAKKRKAAERIKRKNYEIESLKKELRSADRELNDTAIRLQAFESTRNMNGTDSDVSDILYHV, translated from the exons ATGAAAGCCCAGCTAAGATCGAAAGATGGCGGATCCGTCTACCAACTTCGTTATCCTGTCACTACGGTCGGCAGAGAAGGCAACGACATCGTATTACAA TTTCCAAGCATCGAGCGCCAGCATGCAAGATTGATGTATGATGAAGGACAAGGCTGTTATGTGTTGGAAGATCTTAACTCAGGGCATGGGACGTATGTCAACGAGATGAGAGTACAGAATGCCGCTGTCCGTCTGGCACCAGGAGATGTAATCAGATTTGGATATG ACAACCCTGGTTATGAGTTGAATTTAGACCAAGTTCCACTGATACATTACCCAGTAGTCAATTCAACTAGTAGACCTTGGCTACGCATGATGTCATCCCCAGCAGAGCGGTCATCTCTGCTGCCATACATATCGACAGGTTTATCAACACTAGTGGATAACCCCCCTCTCTATCAGAGCTCCCAGGGGTTCTCTTTACCAACATCTTCTTATAGTCCTGGGAACAGAGAGATGCAGGAAAATAGG GGTGGTAATGTGTTGCCACACCCACCGCTGAGATCCCGTCCGGCAAGTGCTGGGTCTACAAGGTCCAGGCCTGCTCAGACAGTTCGAG GGGCTTGGGATGATGGCTCATTTATGGGAAGAGCTGTTAATGGAGACAATTCAACAATGGAAGACCTG CAGGAGAGATTGTTACGAATGGGAGATGAGCTAAGCAGACTTGCAGCATACGAAGCAGAGTGTCATCGCAAAGATGGTGTCATTCAGTCTCTTAGAGATGAGATGGCAGAGTTGAAAAGCAGAGAAAACCCTGCCTTTAG aggaggaggagagttCTCTGCCTTTACCAGCACTGGCCTGGCAGAGCTACAACAGAAAGTGAATGAACTTCAGGCACGTCTCAAAGAGAAGGAGGAAGCACATAGAACTGTAACACAAAAGCTATCTGAATACCAGAGCCAAatgcacataaaaaatgaaGAGATAGCAAGCCTTAAGGATCAGCTGGACTCTAAG CCTCCTGCTAGGCCTACCCCATATGAGGACAGCAACAACAGAACCAACAATTTGGCTTCTTTACGCACTGAGATGGCAGAGAAAGACCGCAAAATCGCTCATCTCACTCAAGACCTCGCAAAAGCGAACAAGGCCAAGACTCAGACAGCCACACTTATGAACACTTTACAGCGAGAGAACTCAGCTAAAGATGGCATGATACAACAGCTCAAAACTGAGGTAgacaaacaaaagaaacagCTGAAGGAAAAAGAAGCCACGATATCAACATTGTCAGCTAAG TTAACACGTCAAAAGGCCATAAAAGAAGCAGAAGTTGAAGCTGAACGTCGCGAGAAAGACCTTCTGTCGAGCATGGGG aaATTGCAAACGACCGAGAAACAGCTGAAGGACCGCACTCGGCAGATCGCCGAACTCCAGGGCGAACTGGAAAGAGCGAAGCAGGCGCTATCAGAGGAGAGGCAG AGTGACCGCGCCATTCAGCAGGAACTAGACCACGCCAAGGCACAGTTCCTCGATGCCAACAGAGCAGAGAAGCTACTCAAAGTCGACTATCAACAGCTTGAGAGACGG TTTGATCGCTTCAGACGAAAAGTTATCCAGAATGTGTTCATCAACAAGAAGATACCTGACTGTGGGGAAATGGACGACGAAGAACTCTTAGACAGCATCAAGGAGCTCTCGCACGACACCGTCCGTCTAACGGATGAGATTCGGGGCTATGCCGACGCCGAGGAAAGG CTTCATAATGAGAAGAATGACTTGAAGGACGCCGTGGGAGTATTACGAAAAACATTGGAAGGCATTGAG CGCCGTTTATCTCGATCAGGCCGCTCGTTTAGATCACTGGAAAAAGAGCTGACTGAACTAGAGGAAGTCACGACCCACGATTCCTTGCATTGGATCAAG GAGGTGATATGTCGCCTGCTGTCTAACGAGATGTCTTGGCAAAAGCGTGCCGAGGATACGATCAGAAGGGCAGGCGTAGACTCTGAAGGGAGTGATTCAG aGGAATCTCCATCTGTCGAGACCCTTTGCCGCAAATTGCAGTCCCAGCGTGACCAGTGCCGACGACTAGAGGCGAA AATTACTGAGATGGAGGAAACCCACCAGGACGTTATACTTAAGCTGCGCGAAGACGCAAAACGCGAAGAGGACAGACAGGTTTCGAGAGCCGTAGCCGAGGCTCGGTCGGAACAGGAAGAGAAGTTCCGTGAAGTGGTGGAAGAGATGAGGGTGAAGGAACAGGACAGGATTCGTCAGGCCGTGGAGACCGAGAGACGCATCATGGAGTCGCAGCACGGCAGTGTCACACAACTACAGCAG ACGCTTAGTGAGAAGAATAAAGAGTTGGAGCAGTACCGAAGCGCGTTATCGTCAGCCAAGAGCCAGTACGAGCAGGCAAGAGACGAGCTGCAGAGGGTCAAGGAGTCAGAG AGCCATTTATGTGCCGAGCTCGAGAGTATAGAGTCCGCCCACCGAGTACAAGTCGAGCGACTGGAGCGTGAGAAAGAGGAGTTCAAGAATTACAAACAAGAGGAGGTCGCTTCTTTCAAG GAACAAACTCGTCAACATGCCCTCACGATCGTTGCTATGGAAGACCGGTTGCTAAGGCTGACCAAACAGAACAAACAACTGGAACAGGAGGTTGCTTTTAGCAAACAGCAAAGCGGGG CAAAACACCGCCCAACCTCCCCCCGTAAGGAATCCAGACCGCCATCTCCGCGCAAGACATCTCCTAGACCCCAGTCTCCGAAGAAAGAACCCAAGCAGACACGATCCGTAGAGACTGAGACGAGTCCGCAAAGTAACGTCGAAGCCTCGCTCAAATCGGATGTGTATAAATTGGAACAACTGGTTTTACTGCTCAG GCGTGAGGCGAGCCAGGCGAAGAAAGAGGCCCAGGACCAATCGGATGTTGTACAAGGCTTGCGACGCGATCTAGCGGGGGCCTCGGCACGAATGTCTGACTTGGCGGGAGAGCTGAGCGACAAACAGAAACAGAAACTGGAGGAATACGAGGAGCGTATTCAACTCCAGGACAAG GAATTAGAGGGGCAGCGTGAGCAGCTGTTGAAACTCTCCACTCTGGTTGACGAACAGCAGAAAGAGATTGACATGCGAGAGGGAAGGCTCAGCGAGACTGAGAAATCATTGGTCAAGCACAAGCAGGATATCAAGAAAAAGGGCACAGAGCTCGTCAAGTATCGCGAGAAACTAGTGGAGACCATGGAGGACCGTCAGACAAAGGTGGACGAGATCGAGATCGAG aaAAAGACAGCAAGTGATCTCTACGCTCAGGGCCTGAGGTGCCGAGGCGAACGGCACGAGCACGTGATAGCTAGACAGAAAGAGGCTCTGGCAGACATGCGCAAAAAGTCCAAGCTCATAGAGCAGCTCAAACCACCTC TCCCTAGTCACGAGCAGTCACTGCAACAAATAGTCGCACTCAAGCAGGAGATTGCCGAACTCCGCGCCACTCTGGCATCTAGAGAGGAGGACTTTCACAAGAACGAGTCACAGATACACGCAGAG CTCCGTCTCGTCCGCGAGCAGTCCTCATCCAACCTTGCCGAAAAGCAGTTTGAGAAGAGCACGCACAAGGATACGAAAGACGCTCTCGACCTCAGCGAGAAAACG TATCTCAAGCTTGCCCGCACGTTAGGTGCGCTGCTAGAAGTTGATCCAGTGCCTGGCACTCGTTCCATGGCGCATATACCTGCAGAGGAGAGAGAAAAACTGGAACAAGACAGATCTAAG GCGGTAGAATTGCTTGTTTCACGTGTGAAGCTTCTCCAAGAACGGTTAGACCGCAAGGAAAATTTACTTGGTGGCTATGAAAAAGACCTGGTCAACTTAAG AGAGTCCCAGACAGTGGCTGGAATGAAGTCAGCCGAAGCCTCAGGGCTCAAG CTGGATGTTCGGACTCGCCAGGAAGAGATAGCGTACCTGCGGGAATCCCTCAGTCGGCTGCGGGACGAACTCGACCAGGAGCGACGGGTTAACGTGTGCTTACGAGAGAGAAAG AAATTCGCGATGGACTTCGAGGACCGTGACACGCATCGTAAGGCGCATTCATGTTACACAGATGAGCATTCAAGATATCAG GAAGAAGCTAAGAAGAGAAAAGCAGCCGAGAGGATCAAGCGAAAAAACTATGAAATAGAATCCTTGAAAAAG GAACTTCGCTCGGCTGACCGAGAACTAAACGACACAGCCATTCGGTTACAAGCTTTTGAAAGCACAAGA AATATGAATGGTACAGATAGTGATGTCAGTGATATACTGTACCACGTCTGA
- the LOC116619245 gene encoding uncharacterized protein LOC116619245: protein MHIKILLGIVVLVLVIWERVNGFTGFTLMDRYLPGHVLESYSSRREWIQCTMLCQDMTKCVSYNFDRVSGVCELNDHGLRRNTDGEFMLRHSKDVVFHQLRPITKNKTLNYVHPDHQCDCRCPGQTACSPSTDPGSRYLPRSCRDAYNTDGATANGAYDIKLPPRSTRTRVYCHMEDIPGCGGGGWTLVMKIDGSMQTFTYNSPLWTSKQVYNENDGLSLDKRETKLSTYWGTPFNALCLGMTNNAITRWTRVDHTASSLYDVIKSGQKILTGLPVEKWKRLLDSSSLQTGCTLQGFNLYDSQLPTAASTRIGIIGFKNACNGTSNSRLGFGTSGDFYGMDKNNSCGNEARNGGDLGDVSQKAFGYILIQ from the exons AtgcatattaaaatattgcttgGAATCGTCGTCTTGGTACTGGTTATTTGGGAACGAGTAAATGGTTTCACTGGTTTCACCCTGATGGACCGGTATTTACCAGGACATGTATTAGAGAGCTATAGCTCTCGTCGAGAATGGATCCAGTGTACAATGCTCTGTCAAGATATGACCAAATGCGTCTCGTACAATTTTGATCGTGTTTCTGGGGTGTGCGAGTTGAATGACCATGGGTTACGCCGTAACACCGATGGCGAATTTATGCTAAGACACAGCAAAGATGTCGTATTCCACCAACTCAGA CCTAtaaccaagaacaaaacactGAATTATGTCCATCCCGACCACCAATGTGATTGCCGCTGCCCAGGGCAGACCGCCTGCTCACCAAGCACGG ATCCAGGCAGTCGATACTTACCTCGATCGTGCCGTGACGCTTACAACACGGACGG GGCGACCGCGAATGGCGCGTACGATATCAAGTTGCCGCCCAGATCCACGCGTACACGTGTTTACTGTCACATGGAGGACATCCCCGGATGTGGAGGGGGAGGATGGACGCTGGTCATGAAAATAGACGGCTCAATG CAAACGTTTACGTACAACTCCCCTTTGTGGACAAGCAAGCAAGTTTACAATGAAAACGACGGACTAAGTTTGGATAAGCGGGAGACCAAGCTGTCAACATACTGGGGAACGCCGTTCAATGCGCTGTGCCTTGGAATGACGAACAACGCAATCACGCGCTGGACAAGGGTAGACCACACCGCATCATCcctgtatgacgtcatcaaaagtGGACAGAAGATTCTTACCGGGTTGCCTGTGGAGAAATGGAAAAGGCTTCTCGATTCATCTTCTTTACAA accgGCTGCACGCTACAAGGCTTCAACCTCTACGACTCCCAACTACCAACAGCGGCATCTACTCGCATCGGTATTATCGGCTTTAAGAACGCATGCAATGGCACGTCCAACTCTCGGCTAGGCTTTGGTACATCCGGGGACTTCTACGGTATGGATAAGAACAATTCTTGTGGAAACGAGGCTCGTAATGGCGGTGATCTCGGGGATGTGTCTCAGAAGGCGTTCGGTTACATACTTATCCAGTGA
- the LOC5514220 gene encoding forkhead-associated domain-containing protein 1 isoform X1 has translation MKAQLRSKDGGSVYQLRYPVTTVGREGNDIVLQFPSIERQHARLMYDEGQGCYVLEDLNSGHGTYVNEMRVQNAAVRLAPGDVIRFGYDNPGYELNLDQVPLIHYPVVNSTSRPWLRMMSSPAERSSLLPYISTGLSTLVDNPPLYQSSQGFSLPTSSYSPGNREMQENRGGNVLPHPPLRSRPASAGSTRSRPAQTVRGAWDDGSFMGRAVNGDNSTMEDLQERLLRMGDELSRLAAYEAECHRKDGVIQSLRDEMAELKSRENPAFRGGGEFSAFTSTGLAELQQKVNELQARLKEKEEAHRTVTQKLSEYQSQMHIKNEEIASLKDQLDSKPPARPTPYEDSNNRTNNLASLRTEMAEKDRKIAHLTQDLAKANKAKTQTATLMNTLQRENSAKDGMIQQLKTEVDKQKKQLKEKEATISTLSAKLTRQKAIKEAEVEAERREKDLLSSMGKLQTTEKQLKDRTRQIAELQGELERAKQALSEERQRSSSSGNRVAHLADMMIDEADWEVINTTQEDCSGDATRGYRYSDVTPGYRYNGVTQRDRYNGFTQEDSFESRSSNVLHRDYSNQVALGNESCFDVTLEERHPSPAILSPTQLIEKITPVRNAGDGPELGRTSSVSPTGRSQCSLDAVLALLDTYTANDHLQDPAPLPSNSRRDREVESIPLSSNKAEANRHKVKMSSAATQTEQSKLGRGIGDVATTEEVYSLTMAFLKSDRAIQQELDHAKAQFLDANRAEKLLKVDYQQLERRFDRFRRKVIQNVFINKKIPDCGEMDDEELLDSIKELSHDTVRLTDEIRGYADAEERLHNEKNDLKDAVGVLRKTLEGIERRLSRSGRSFRSLEKELTELEEVTTHDSLHWIKEVICRLLSNEMSWQKRAEDTIRRAGVDSEGSDSEESPSVETLCRKLQSQRDQCRRLEAKITEMEETHQDVILKLREDAKREEDRQVSRAVAEARSEQEEKFREVVEEMRVKEQDRIRQAVETERRIMESQHGSVTQLQQTLSEKNKELEQYRSALSSAKSQYEQARDELQRVKESESHLCAELESIESAHRVQVERLEREKEEFKNYKQEEVASFKEQTRQHALTIVAMEDRLLRLTKQNKQLEQEVAFSKQQSGAKHRPTSPRKESRPPSPRKTSPRPQSPKKEPKQTRSVETETSPQSNVEASLKSDVYKLEQLVLLLRREASQAKKEAQDQSDVVQGLRRDLAGASARMSDLAGELSDKQKQKLEEYEERIQLQDKELEGQREQLLKLSTLVDEQQKEIDMREGRLSETEKSLVKHKQDIKKKGTELVKYREKLVETMEDRQTKVDEIEIEKKTASDLYAQGLRCRGERHEHVIARQKEALADMRKKSKLIEQLKPPLPSHEQSLQQIVALKQEIAELRATLASREEDFHKNESQIHAELRLVREQSSSNLAEKQFEKSTHKDTKDALDLSEKTYLKLARTLGALLEVDPVPGTRSMAHIPAEEREKLEQDRSKAVELLVSRVKLLQERLDRKENLLGGYEKDLVNLRESQTVAGMKSAEASGLKLDVRTRQEEIAYLRESLSRLRDELDQERRVNVCLRERKKFAMDFEDRDTHRKAHSCYTDEHSRYQEEAKKRKAAERIKRKNYEIESLKKELRSADRELNDTAIRLQAFESTRNMNGTDSDVSDILYHV, from the exons ATGAAAGCCCAGCTAAGATCGAAAGATGGCGGATCCGTCTACCAACTTCGTTATCCTGTCACTACGGTCGGCAGAGAAGGCAACGACATCGTATTACAA TTTCCAAGCATCGAGCGCCAGCATGCAAGATTGATGTATGATGAAGGACAAGGCTGTTATGTGTTGGAAGATCTTAACTCAGGGCATGGGACGTATGTCAACGAGATGAGAGTACAGAATGCCGCTGTCCGTCTGGCACCAGGAGATGTAATCAGATTTGGATATG ACAACCCTGGTTATGAGTTGAATTTAGACCAAGTTCCACTGATACATTACCCAGTAGTCAATTCAACTAGTAGACCTTGGCTACGCATGATGTCATCCCCAGCAGAGCGGTCATCTCTGCTGCCATACATATCGACAGGTTTATCAACACTAGTGGATAACCCCCCTCTCTATCAGAGCTCCCAGGGGTTCTCTTTACCAACATCTTCTTATAGTCCTGGGAACAGAGAGATGCAGGAAAATAGG GGTGGTAATGTGTTGCCACACCCACCGCTGAGATCCCGTCCGGCAAGTGCTGGGTCTACAAGGTCCAGGCCTGCTCAGACAGTTCGAG GGGCTTGGGATGATGGCTCATTTATGGGAAGAGCTGTTAATGGAGACAATTCAACAATGGAAGACCTG CAGGAGAGATTGTTACGAATGGGAGATGAGCTAAGCAGACTTGCAGCATACGAAGCAGAGTGTCATCGCAAAGATGGTGTCATTCAGTCTCTTAGAGATGAGATGGCAGAGTTGAAAAGCAGAGAAAACCCTGCCTTTAG aggaggaggagagttCTCTGCCTTTACCAGCACTGGCCTGGCAGAGCTACAACAGAAAGTGAATGAACTTCAGGCACGTCTCAAAGAGAAGGAGGAAGCACATAGAACTGTAACACAAAAGCTATCTGAATACCAGAGCCAAatgcacataaaaaatgaaGAGATAGCAAGCCTTAAGGATCAGCTGGACTCTAAG CCTCCTGCTAGGCCTACCCCATATGAGGACAGCAACAACAGAACCAACAATTTGGCTTCTTTACGCACTGAGATGGCAGAGAAAGACCGCAAAATCGCTCATCTCACTCAAGACCTCGCAAAAGCGAACAAGGCCAAGACTCAGACAGCCACACTTATGAACACTTTACAGCGAGAGAACTCAGCTAAAGATGGCATGATACAACAGCTCAAAACTGAGGTAgacaaacaaaagaaacagCTGAAGGAAAAAGAAGCCACGATATCAACATTGTCAGCTAAG TTAACACGTCAAAAGGCCATAAAAGAAGCAGAAGTTGAAGCTGAACGTCGCGAGAAAGACCTTCTGTCGAGCATGGGG aaATTGCAAACGACCGAGAAACAGCTGAAGGACCGCACTCGGCAGATCGCCGAACTCCAGGGCGAACTGGAAAGAGCGAAGCAGGCGCTATCAGAGGAGAGGCAG AGATCATCAAGTAGTGGTAATAGGGTAGCCCACCTGGCGGATATGATGATAGATGAGGCTGACTGGGAAGTCATTAATACAACGCAAGAAGACTGCTCTGGTGATGCCACACGAGGATATCGTTACAGTGATGTCACGCCAGGATATCGTTACAATGGTGTCACACAAAGAGATCGTTACAATGGTTTTACACAAGAAGATTCGTTTGAAAGTCGATCCAGTAATGTTTTGCATCGGGATTATTCCAACCAAGTAGCTCTTGGAAATGAAAGCTGTTTTGACGTCACGCTCGAGGAACGACACCCATCGCCAGCAATCTTGTCACCGACACAATTAATTGAAAAGATAACGCCTGTACGGAATGCAGGTGATGGGCCAGAGCTAGGTAGAACTTCCAGTGTTTCGCCAACTGGACGCTCCCAGTGCAGTCTCGACGCTGTGCTTGCTCTTCTTGATACCTATACTGCAAATGATCACCTCCAAGACCCAGCACCACTCCCGTCAAACTCCAGGCGAGACCGAGAGGTAGAGAGTATCCCGCTTAGTTCAAACAAGGCAGAGGCAAACAGGCATAAGGTGAAGATGAGTAGCGCGGCGACACAAACGGAGCAAAGCAAGCTAGGTAGAGGAATAGGAGATGTTGCTACTACAGAGGAAGTGTACTCTCTAACCATGGCATTTCTCAAG AGTGACCGCGCCATTCAGCAGGAACTAGACCACGCCAAGGCACAGTTCCTCGATGCCAACAGAGCAGAGAAGCTACTCAAAGTCGACTATCAACAGCTTGAGAGACGG TTTGATCGCTTCAGACGAAAAGTTATCCAGAATGTGTTCATCAACAAGAAGATACCTGACTGTGGGGAAATGGACGACGAAGAACTCTTAGACAGCATCAAGGAGCTCTCGCACGACACCGTCCGTCTAACGGATGAGATTCGGGGCTATGCCGACGCCGAGGAAAGG CTTCATAATGAGAAGAATGACTTGAAGGACGCCGTGGGAGTATTACGAAAAACATTGGAAGGCATTGAG CGCCGTTTATCTCGATCAGGCCGCTCGTTTAGATCACTGGAAAAAGAGCTGACTGAACTAGAGGAAGTCACGACCCACGATTCCTTGCATTGGATCAAG GAGGTGATATGTCGCCTGCTGTCTAACGAGATGTCTTGGCAAAAGCGTGCCGAGGATACGATCAGAAGGGCAGGCGTAGACTCTGAAGGGAGTGATTCAG aGGAATCTCCATCTGTCGAGACCCTTTGCCGCAAATTGCAGTCCCAGCGTGACCAGTGCCGACGACTAGAGGCGAA AATTACTGAGATGGAGGAAACCCACCAGGACGTTATACTTAAGCTGCGCGAAGACGCAAAACGCGAAGAGGACAGACAGGTTTCGAGAGCCGTAGCCGAGGCTCGGTCGGAACAGGAAGAGAAGTTCCGTGAAGTGGTGGAAGAGATGAGGGTGAAGGAACAGGACAGGATTCGTCAGGCCGTGGAGACCGAGAGACGCATCATGGAGTCGCAGCACGGCAGTGTCACACAACTACAGCAG ACGCTTAGTGAGAAGAATAAAGAGTTGGAGCAGTACCGAAGCGCGTTATCGTCAGCCAAGAGCCAGTACGAGCAGGCAAGAGACGAGCTGCAGAGGGTCAAGGAGTCAGAG AGCCATTTATGTGCCGAGCTCGAGAGTATAGAGTCCGCCCACCGAGTACAAGTCGAGCGACTGGAGCGTGAGAAAGAGGAGTTCAAGAATTACAAACAAGAGGAGGTCGCTTCTTTCAAG GAACAAACTCGTCAACATGCCCTCACGATCGTTGCTATGGAAGACCGGTTGCTAAGGCTGACCAAACAGAACAAACAACTGGAACAGGAGGTTGCTTTTAGCAAACAGCAAAGCGGGG CAAAACACCGCCCAACCTCCCCCCGTAAGGAATCCAGACCGCCATCTCCGCGCAAGACATCTCCTAGACCCCAGTCTCCGAAGAAAGAACCCAAGCAGACACGATCCGTAGAGACTGAGACGAGTCCGCAAAGTAACGTCGAAGCCTCGCTCAAATCGGATGTGTATAAATTGGAACAACTGGTTTTACTGCTCAG GCGTGAGGCGAGCCAGGCGAAGAAAGAGGCCCAGGACCAATCGGATGTTGTACAAGGCTTGCGACGCGATCTAGCGGGGGCCTCGGCACGAATGTCTGACTTGGCGGGAGAGCTGAGCGACAAACAGAAACAGAAACTGGAGGAATACGAGGAGCGTATTCAACTCCAGGACAAG GAATTAGAGGGGCAGCGTGAGCAGCTGTTGAAACTCTCCACTCTGGTTGACGAACAGCAGAAAGAGATTGACATGCGAGAGGGAAGGCTCAGCGAGACTGAGAAATCATTGGTCAAGCACAAGCAGGATATCAAGAAAAAGGGCACAGAGCTCGTCAAGTATCGCGAGAAACTAGTGGAGACCATGGAGGACCGTCAGACAAAGGTGGACGAGATCGAGATCGAG aaAAAGACAGCAAGTGATCTCTACGCTCAGGGCCTGAGGTGCCGAGGCGAACGGCACGAGCACGTGATAGCTAGACAGAAAGAGGCTCTGGCAGACATGCGCAAAAAGTCCAAGCTCATAGAGCAGCTCAAACCACCTC TCCCTAGTCACGAGCAGTCACTGCAACAAATAGTCGCACTCAAGCAGGAGATTGCCGAACTCCGCGCCACTCTGGCATCTAGAGAGGAGGACTTTCACAAGAACGAGTCACAGATACACGCAGAG CTCCGTCTCGTCCGCGAGCAGTCCTCATCCAACCTTGCCGAAAAGCAGTTTGAGAAGAGCACGCACAAGGATACGAAAGACGCTCTCGACCTCAGCGAGAAAACG TATCTCAAGCTTGCCCGCACGTTAGGTGCGCTGCTAGAAGTTGATCCAGTGCCTGGCACTCGTTCCATGGCGCATATACCTGCAGAGGAGAGAGAAAAACTGGAACAAGACAGATCTAAG GCGGTAGAATTGCTTGTTTCACGTGTGAAGCTTCTCCAAGAACGGTTAGACCGCAAGGAAAATTTACTTGGTGGCTATGAAAAAGACCTGGTCAACTTAAG AGAGTCCCAGACAGTGGCTGGAATGAAGTCAGCCGAAGCCTCAGGGCTCAAG CTGGATGTTCGGACTCGCCAGGAAGAGATAGCGTACCTGCGGGAATCCCTCAGTCGGCTGCGGGACGAACTCGACCAGGAGCGACGGGTTAACGTGTGCTTACGAGAGAGAAAG AAATTCGCGATGGACTTCGAGGACCGTGACACGCATCGTAAGGCGCATTCATGTTACACAGATGAGCATTCAAGATATCAG GAAGAAGCTAAGAAGAGAAAAGCAGCCGAGAGGATCAAGCGAAAAAACTATGAAATAGAATCCTTGAAAAAG GAACTTCGCTCGGCTGACCGAGAACTAAACGACACAGCCATTCGGTTACAAGCTTTTGAAAGCACAAGA AATATGAATGGTACAGATAGTGATGTCAGTGATATACTGTACCACGTCTGA